A window from Microcoleus sp. AS-A8 encodes these proteins:
- the thrB gene encoding homoserine kinase produces the protein MSLVSSVSVTVPATTSNLGPGFDCIGAALTLYNQFKFTRLDAGGEVSGATPRITVTGAEQERVITDENNLVYQSLIQFYQHLGQTPPPVTIEIELGVPLARGLGSSATAIVAGLVAANQLAGEPLEQMEVMQLAIAMEGHPDNAVPAFLGGCCLAAEGKEAMKEWEICDIPWHSNLVPVVAIPDFELSTAQARRVLPSDYSRADAIFNTAHLGLLLRGLETGRGDWLQVALHDRIHQPYRKALIPGYDAVQYAALAAGAYGMVISGAGPTLLAVVDIESAPTVATAMAAAWKEEGIAAQVRSLSLDTQGVRIITNA, from the coding sequence ATGTCCCTTGTCTCTTCTGTCTCCGTTACCGTTCCCGCCACAACCTCTAACCTGGGGCCAGGATTTGACTGTATTGGGGCAGCATTGACACTGTATAACCAATTCAAATTCACCCGCCTCGATGCAGGCGGTGAAGTGAGTGGTGCAACACCTCGAATTACCGTTACAGGTGCTGAGCAAGAGCGAGTCATTACGGATGAGAATAACCTGGTTTACCAATCATTGATCCAGTTTTATCAGCACTTGGGTCAAACCCCCCCACCTGTAACCATCGAAATTGAGCTGGGTGTTCCACTGGCGCGGGGATTGGGAAGTTCAGCCACGGCAATTGTGGCGGGGTTAGTCGCGGCTAACCAACTGGCTGGGGAACCTCTGGAACAAATGGAAGTGATGCAATTAGCGATCGCCATGGAAGGACACCCAGATAATGCCGTCCCTGCCTTCCTCGGAGGATGCTGTCTTGCCGCTGAGGGGAAAGAAGCGATGAAGGAATGGGAGATTTGTGACATTCCCTGGCACTCCAATCTGGTGCCGGTGGTGGCGATTCCAGATTTTGAACTCTCTACGGCACAGGCGCGTCGGGTATTGCCATCCGATTACAGCCGTGCCGATGCGATTTTTAATACAGCGCATCTGGGTTTACTGCTGCGGGGATTGGAGACGGGGCGAGGCGATTGGTTGCAAGTGGCTCTTCACGATCGCATCCATCAACCTTATCGTAAAGCGTTAATTCCCGGCTATGATGCCGTCCAGTATGCCGCTTTAGCCGCTGGGGCTTATGGCATGGTGATTAGTGGTGCCGGCCCTACCCTCTTGGCTGTCGTCGATATCGAATCTGCCCCAACGGTTGCCACCGCTATGGCAGCGGCTTGGAAGGAAGAGGGAATTGCCGCCCAAGTGCGATCGCTCTCGCTGGACACCCAAGGTGTAAGAATTATCACCAATGCTTAA
- a CDS encoding sodium:proton antiporter, giving the protein MNIYILDLLVIGLLLLGVTLGSGWISRLPLSYALIYLVVGISLGPYGVKLIQLRPDAEFLERLTELVVIISVFGCGLKMNRPLKFWAWQTTARLIGFLMPISIFALAAICHWVLGFDWGAAVLLGAILAPTDPVLASEVQLANVEDKDELRFGLTSEGGLNDALAFPFVYFGVFWLKDSNWDNWFKQWVAIDLVWAIAAGIVMGILVAKAVVWIDQQVQRFREVDNLMEDFVALSTILLTYSLTELVNGYGFLAVFVAGVTVQASYYHNPKKRIAQLEFTERVEKLLEVGTILILGSLLLIAPMIKYAGEALLVAGLVLFVIRPVGVWISMLGSRIPPPTRWLFGWFGIRGVGSLYYLTYVFGKGLEGELGERIAWITYITIVISVILHGISATPLINWYERHIKGTSQDVSPDSPPDQL; this is encoded by the coding sequence GTGAATATTTATATTCTTGATTTGCTGGTTATTGGCCTACTCTTGCTTGGGGTCACTTTAGGCTCTGGTTGGATTTCTCGTTTACCTTTGTCCTATGCTCTAATCTACTTGGTAGTTGGAATTAGCCTCGGCCCCTACGGCGTTAAACTGATTCAATTACGCCCTGATGCTGAATTTTTGGAACGTCTGACAGAATTAGTGGTGATTATCTCAGTCTTTGGCTGTGGTCTCAAGATGAATCGCCCCCTAAAATTCTGGGCATGGCAGACTACAGCGCGGCTGATTGGGTTTTTGATGCCGATTTCGATTTTCGCCCTTGCTGCCATCTGTCATTGGGTGTTGGGTTTCGACTGGGGAGCTGCCGTTTTGCTGGGAGCGATTCTAGCACCCACTGACCCGGTTTTAGCTTCCGAAGTACAGCTTGCCAATGTGGAAGATAAAGATGAATTGCGATTTGGGCTGACTTCGGAAGGGGGTTTAAATGATGCGTTGGCGTTCCCCTTTGTCTATTTTGGGGTTTTTTGGCTCAAAGATAGCAACTGGGACAATTGGTTTAAACAATGGGTAGCGATTGATTTGGTTTGGGCGATCGCAGCGGGTATTGTAATGGGAATTCTAGTGGCCAAAGCGGTTGTCTGGATTGACCAACAAGTCCAACGCTTCCGAGAAGTTGATAATTTGATGGAGGATTTTGTTGCCCTCAGTACGATTTTGCTCACTTACTCCTTAACCGAATTAGTCAACGGTTATGGATTTCTGGCCGTTTTTGTAGCCGGAGTAACTGTTCAAGCGAGTTATTACCACAACCCCAAAAAGCGCATTGCTCAATTGGAATTTACGGAGCGAGTTGAAAAGCTATTAGAGGTAGGAACCATTTTGATTTTGGGTTCTCTGCTGCTGATTGCCCCTATGATTAAGTATGCGGGTGAAGCCCTATTAGTGGCTGGCTTAGTACTGTTTGTGATTCGACCCGTGGGTGTGTGGATTAGTATGCTGGGCAGTCGCATCCCACCCCCAACCCGTTGGCTATTTGGATGGTTTGGAATTCGTGGCGTCGGTTCTCTGTATTATTTGACCTATGTATTTGGTAAAGGTTTAGAAGGAGAACTGGGAGAACGGATTGCTTGGATTACTTACATTACCATCGTCATTTCCGTAATTTTGCATGGTATTAGTGCCACACCTTTGATCAATTGGTACGAACGCCACATCAAGGGCACTAGCCAAGATGTGAGTCCAGACTCTCCTCCTGATCAACTTTAA
- a CDS encoding DUF2973 domain-containing protein, whose protein sequence is MLHLLYLVAFTVIAFLAIGNLLRSLFTVSMDSQRRYSPPGGSSTDWGQSPLMASRSRYKSVPHPELLDETGNPINEPLLVMRSMSVDDARERLDALFNSSPGTPTERQEEG, encoded by the coding sequence ATGTTACACCTGCTTTATCTTGTAGCCTTTACAGTTATAGCGTTTTTGGCGATTGGGAATTTACTTCGCAGCCTATTCACCGTGAGTATGGATTCCCAACGCCGTTATTCACCTCCAGGAGGGTCATCTACAGATTGGGGTCAATCGCCCCTCATGGCTTCTCGTTCTCGATATAAGAGTGTGCCACATCCGGAACTATTAGATGAAACCGGCAATCCCATCAATGAACCTCTGCTGGTGATGCGTTCCATGTCGGTTGACGACGCCCGTGAACGCTTAGATGCTTTATTTAATTCGTCTCCAGGAACCCCGACCGAGAGACAGGAAGAAGGTTGA
- a CDS encoding DUF2605 domain-containing protein, with protein MHQSQPSEQELLKSVLQPLLEDFQYWFSRSRSLLETEDLPFLSEEQQADLLTRVRTAQQEVSTAQMLFQATDGQVGIETATLLPWHRLVSECWQVGTQWRASRLTPAPKDIADESQP; from the coding sequence ATGCATCAATCTCAGCCATCCGAACAGGAATTACTGAAGTCGGTATTGCAGCCTCTATTAGAAGATTTCCAATATTGGTTTTCGCGATCGCGCTCGTTATTAGAAACTGAAGATTTGCCCTTTTTGAGTGAGGAGCAACAAGCCGATCTGCTGACACGAGTCAGAACAGCTCAGCAGGAGGTGAGTACAGCTCAGATGCTCTTTCAAGCTACCGATGGTCAAGTGGGCATTGAAACGGCGACACTGCTACCCTGGCATCGGTTGGTGAGTGAGTGCTGGCAAGTGGGAACGCAGTGGCGCGCTAGCCGCCTCACCCCAGCCCCCAAGGATATTGCAGATGAGAGCCAACCTTGA
- the thrS gene encoding threonine--tRNA ligase produces MEQSPMPNLEAPEQPGKIHLPRTSESDSLKKIRHTASHIMAMAVQKLFPKAQVTIGPWIENGFYYDFDIPESFTEQDLKAIKKEMIKIINRKLPVIREEVSREEARRRIQEINEPYKLEILEGLAEPITIYHLGEQWWDLCAGPHLENTQELHPKAIDLESVAGAYWRGDATKAQLQRIYGTAWETPEQLTEYKRRKEEALKRDHRKLGKELGLFIFSDQVGPGLPLWTPKGTVLRSLLEDFLKQEQLKRGYQQVVTPHIGRVDLFKTSGHWQKYKEDLFPMMGESEDEGFVLKAMNCPFHIQIYKNELRSYRELPMRLAEFGTVYRYEQSGELGGLTRVRGFTQDDSHLFVMPEQLDAEFLSVVDLTLSVFRTLKLSNFRARLSFRDPNSDKYIGSDEAWNKAENAIRRAVETLGMEHFEGIGEAAFYGPKLDFIFRDALDREWQLGTVQVDYNLPERFDLEYVAEDGTRKRPVMIHRAPFGSLERLIGILIEEYAGDFPFWLAPVQVRIVQVSDAYLPYAKDVVSKMRSVGIRAEVDTSGDRLPKQIRNAEKDKIPVMAVVGEKEVESNTLSIRVRGAGGQSKDLGAISVVEVMQRMQEAMAGHSNF; encoded by the coding sequence ATGGAACAGTCACCCATGCCCAACTTAGAAGCTCCAGAGCAGCCTGGAAAAATTCATCTGCCCCGCACCAGCGAATCCGACTCCTTAAAAAAGATTCGCCACACAGCCTCCCATATCATGGCGATGGCGGTGCAGAAGCTCTTTCCCAAGGCACAGGTGACGATCGGGCCCTGGATTGAGAATGGCTTTTATTACGACTTCGATATCCCAGAATCGTTTACCGAGCAAGACCTGAAGGCGATCAAAAAAGAGATGATTAAAATCATCAATCGTAAGTTGCCGGTGATTCGGGAAGAAGTCAGTCGCGAGGAGGCTCGACGTCGCATTCAGGAAATTAATGAGCCTTACAAGCTAGAAATCCTCGAAGGACTTGCAGAACCGATTACGATTTATCACTTAGGTGAGCAGTGGTGGGATTTATGTGCTGGCCCCCATTTAGAGAATACCCAAGAGTTGCACCCAAAGGCGATCGACTTAGAAAGTGTGGCGGGAGCTTACTGGCGAGGGGATGCCACCAAAGCCCAGTTGCAGCGAATTTATGGTACCGCTTGGGAAACTCCAGAGCAGTTAACAGAATATAAGCGCCGTAAAGAAGAAGCCCTCAAACGCGATCACCGCAAACTGGGTAAAGAACTGGGACTGTTTATCTTCTCCGATCAGGTGGGGCCGGGATTACCCCTGTGGACGCCCAAAGGAACCGTACTCCGCAGTCTCTTGGAAGACTTCCTGAAGCAAGAACAGCTTAAACGGGGCTATCAGCAAGTCGTGACACCCCATATCGGCAGAGTTGATCTGTTTAAAACCTCTGGACACTGGCAAAAATACAAAGAAGACTTGTTCCCGATGATGGGGGAGTCGGAAGATGAGGGGTTTGTCCTCAAGGCGATGAATTGCCCCTTCCACATCCAAATTTATAAGAATGAGTTGCGCTCTTACCGAGAACTGCCGATGCGCCTCGCTGAATTTGGTACGGTTTATCGCTATGAGCAATCGGGGGAACTGGGGGGCTTAACACGGGTACGAGGATTCACTCAGGATGACTCCCATTTGTTTGTCATGCCAGAACAGTTGGATGCGGAATTTTTGAGTGTGGTGGATTTAACCTTGTCCGTGTTCAGGACATTAAAGCTATCTAATTTTAGAGCGCGTTTAAGTTTCCGCGACCCGAATTCGGATAAGTATATTGGCTCAGATGAGGCGTGGAACAAGGCAGAAAATGCCATCCGCCGTGCTGTAGAAACCTTGGGGATGGAGCACTTTGAAGGCATCGGGGAAGCGGCTTTCTATGGGCCAAAACTCGATTTCATCTTCCGGGATGCTCTCGATCGCGAATGGCAACTGGGTACGGTTCAAGTGGATTACAACCTGCCAGAGCGCTTTGATTTAGAGTATGTTGCCGAAGATGGGACTCGCAAACGTCCGGTGATGATTCACCGTGCACCTTTTGGTTCATTAGAACGACTGATTGGGATTTTAATTGAGGAGTATGCCGGTGATTTCCCCTTCTGGTTAGCGCCGGTGCAGGTGCGAATTGTCCAAGTGAGTGATGCCTACTTGCCCTATGCCAAAGACGTGGTGAGCAAGATGCGAAGCGTGGGGATTCGTGCTGAAGTCGATACAAGTGGCGATCGCTTGCCCAAGCAAATTCGCAATGCAGAGAAGGATAAAATCCCGGTGATGGCTGTCGTGGGTGAGAAGGAAGTCGAGTCGAATACCCTCAGTATTCGTGTCCGTGGCGCAGGGGGGCAATCTAAGGATTTAGGGGCTATCTCTGTTGTTGAGGTGATGCAGAGAATGCAAGAGGCTATGGCTGGGCACAGCAACTTTTAA
- a CDS encoding PAS domain S-box protein, which translates to MLKVIRSQQHPYAIAFLACAIALGLTWLLEPLMSPTFFALFYPAVMVSSLYGGLQSGLLSILLAGLVTKYFFLPPLHSLTFTSANTLFRFTVLLLVALMITLLSTALRTAKQRMEQSLSRLRRSEEQYRLIVETTNEGVWLVDAQAQTTYVNAQMAQLLGYSIEEMLGRSAFDYIYEEDWAEAERLMERRRQGISEQVDFCLRCKDGSPIWVHCNVNSMISDNGECFGMLAMVTDVTERKRTEKRQRIQSAVTRVLSEATILSDAVPTILQSLCESLGWQVGMIWSLDRQANVLRFVESWHTPTINVAEFTQANQQATFAPGIGLPGRIWATRQPTWISHLVEDNNFPRVELAAKAGLQGALGFPIRLENEILGVIECFSDSIQEPDPELLQMMMSIGSQMGQFMERKRSEEALAENQKLFLSFMNNIPGTAFIKDEQGRYLYANPVAEKLVNCQRQELIGKTDFDILPAEVAQQIRENDRAVIAADQPKEIVEALPQEDGIHYLLSLKFPFKDASGKQRVAGMSFDISDRQRAEEKIAALNKDLNRRVNELQTLLDVIPIGIGIALEPDCRDIQINPAFSRWLNVPPQVNASTSQPNAEQLPHRVYRQGRELPPQEQPIQYAAAHGVNVRNVELEIVRDDGTVLHLLANAAPLLDEEGQVRGCVGAFLDISERKQAEESLRASENLYRTLSEAVPNFIWSCDAQGQLDFVNSRWLEYAGVTVEEMNAGGFEQVSHPEDLSGAMQRWNLAIHKGEPFEAECRYRSKDGVYRWFMVRAIPLKDAQENILKWIGVTTDIHERKQTEEALSQSEERLRVALKNSPISVFNQDRELRYTWKYGSDFEDESEDILGKYDIDLLTRADAEILTQIKRQVLETGMGTRQEVKISLHGQDWYYDLTVEPLRDTNNQVIGVTCAAFDISERKQAEMELQKSETVLHAFLASSPIGLAFLDRDLHYIHANEALATINGIPLSGHLGRTLWDVLPGWAAQLAPILQRVMQTQEPLLNQELSGEINLPGVHRHCLVSYYPVCLPDGQVLGVGVTSMDVTELKRAEQALRESESLFRRMADGAPVFIWMSGLDGHCTYFNQPWLDFVGQTLEEALTLGWLDGMHPDDKEYCLETYLSAFNARQRFQVEYRHRRQDGEYRWLLDEGVPLFNEDGRFAGYIGSGIDITERRQTEQAQQYLAEASRVLSSSLDYQTTLASIAQLTVPELADWCTVHLIEEDGSVQPLVTAHVNPAKIAWANQINQQYPFDPNDVRGVAQVLRTGQSELYPDIPDSLLVEAARDQEHLQILREVGFKSVMIVPLLTRGRTIGTISFVAAESGRQYDSTDLALAEELARRAALAVENARLYQQAQQARQTAEQAADVTARLQSVTAAFSEALTLAQVAEVVMNQGMAALGASSGFVALLTDNETSLEIVKSVGLPDNVIDDWKYFSVTAPVPMAELVRTGKPIFLESIAACASQYPILTRVANCTGYEAFACLPLTVEGRMLGGMSFSFALATSFSPEDRAFMLTLGHLCGQAIARARLYEAEQRARTEAEAANRIKDEFLAILSHELRSPLNPILGWTRLLRSRKFDEKATDRALEIIERNAKLQTQLIEDLLDVSRILRGKLVLNVSPVNLVTTIEAALETVRLAAQTKEIQIQTLFEANVGQVSGDANRLQQVVWNLLSNAIKFTPSGGRVEVRLEQVGSQVQIHVRDTGKGISPEFLPYVFEYFRQENSSTTRQFGGLGLGLAIVRYLTELHGGSVHAESAGEGLGSTFTVTLPLMGKAVEVDQEPMPSHDAADLDGLRILVVDDETDIRELVAFILQQSGAAVTVAASAEEALAAWNQSVPDVLLSDIGMPDVDGYMLMRQVRTFSVQQGGQIPAIALTAYAGEYNQQQAFQAGFQLHIAKPVEPEELVRAIAHLVRRSSP; encoded by the coding sequence ATGTTGAAAGTAATCCGTTCCCAACAGCATCCCTATGCGATCGCGTTCTTGGCTTGTGCGATCGCACTCGGACTGACTTGGCTGCTCGAACCCCTCATGTCACCGACTTTTTTCGCCCTGTTTTATCCTGCGGTGATGGTTAGCTCCCTATATGGAGGTTTGCAATCAGGACTGCTATCCATCCTGTTGGCGGGATTAGTCACCAAATACTTCTTCCTGCCACCCTTACATTCCCTGACCTTTACCAGCGCCAATACTCTGTTCCGGTTTACTGTCCTCTTACTGGTGGCGCTGATGATCACTTTGTTGAGTACGGCGCTTCGCACGGCAAAGCAACGCATGGAGCAGAGCCTGTCGAGACTACGCCGCAGCGAGGAGCAATACCGCCTGATTGTCGAGACGACCAACGAAGGCGTTTGGTTGGTTGATGCACAAGCACAGACAACTTATGTTAATGCCCAGATGGCTCAACTACTGGGCTACAGTATTGAGGAAATGCTGGGACGTTCCGCCTTCGACTATATATACGAGGAAGACTGGGCGGAAGCGGAACGTTTGATGGAGCGACGTAGGCAGGGGATCTCGGAACAAGTTGACTTTTGTCTACGTTGCAAAGACGGCTCCCCCATCTGGGTTCACTGCAATGTAAACTCCATGATCAGTGATAACGGTGAATGTTTCGGTATGCTGGCGATGGTGACGGATGTGACCGAGCGCAAGCGCACTGAAAAGCGCCAACGAATACAGTCTGCGGTGACTCGTGTCCTCTCCGAAGCCACCATCCTATCCGATGCCGTACCCACAATCCTGCAATCTTTGTGTGAAAGTTTGGGATGGCAAGTGGGTATGATTTGGAGCCTAGACCGTCAGGCAAATGTGCTGCGTTTCGTGGAGAGTTGGCATACACCCACGATCAATGTGGCAGAGTTCACACAAGCCAATCAACAGGCAACATTTGCCCCTGGAATCGGTTTACCCGGTCGCATTTGGGCGACTCGTCAACCCACCTGGATTTCTCATCTCGTTGAAGATAACAACTTTCCTAGGGTCGAATTGGCGGCTAAAGCTGGATTACAGGGGGCATTAGGGTTTCCCATCCGGTTGGAGAACGAAATTTTAGGGGTGATTGAGTGCTTCAGCGACAGTATTCAGGAGCCTGATCCAGAGTTGCTCCAGATGATGATGAGTATTGGTAGCCAGATGGGTCAGTTTATGGAGCGTAAACGTTCCGAGGAGGCACTCGCTGAAAACCAAAAGTTGTTTTTGAGCTTCATGAATAACATCCCTGGAACCGCCTTCATCAAAGATGAGCAAGGGCGTTACCTCTATGCCAACCCAGTCGCAGAGAAACTCGTCAATTGCCAGCGACAGGAACTAATCGGAAAGACCGATTTCGATATTTTGCCCGCCGAAGTGGCACAGCAGATCCGAGAGAACGATAGGGCGGTTATCGCCGCAGACCAACCCAAAGAAATCGTTGAAGCCTTACCCCAGGAGGATGGCATACATTATTTGCTGTCCTTAAAGTTTCCCTTCAAAGATGCCTCTGGGAAGCAGAGGGTTGCAGGCATGTCATTTGATATCAGCGATCGCCAACGAGCGGAGGAAAAAATCGCAGCACTCAACAAAGACTTAAATCGCCGTGTCAATGAGCTGCAAACGTTGCTGGATGTAATCCCGATTGGGATTGGGATTGCCCTAGAGCCGGACTGTCGGGATATTCAAATTAACCCGGCTTTCTCTCGGTGGTTGAATGTACCGCCCCAAGTCAATGCCTCTACCAGCCAACCCAACGCCGAACAACTTCCCCATCGAGTGTATCGCCAGGGTCGAGAACTTCCTCCCCAGGAGCAACCGATCCAATATGCAGCCGCTCATGGTGTAAATGTTCGGAATGTAGAGCTTGAGATTGTGCGTGATGACGGCACAGTCCTACATCTGTTGGCGAATGCGGCTCCCTTATTGGATGAAGAAGGCCAGGTTCGAGGCTGCGTCGGGGCATTTCTCGATATCAGCGAGCGCAAACAAGCGGAAGAATCTCTACGTGCTAGTGAGAATTTGTATCGTACCTTAAGCGAAGCGGTACCGAACTTTATTTGGTCTTGCGATGCTCAAGGTCAACTCGACTTCGTCAACTCGCGCTGGTTAGAGTACGCTGGGGTGACCGTTGAGGAAATGAATGCAGGGGGTTTTGAGCAGGTTTCTCACCCAGAGGATTTATCTGGAGCAATGCAACGATGGAACCTAGCGATACACAAGGGAGAACCCTTTGAAGCCGAGTGTCGATATCGGAGCAAAGATGGCGTGTATCGATGGTTTATGGTTCGTGCCATACCCCTAAAAGATGCACAAGAAAACATACTCAAATGGATTGGCGTCACGACAGACATCCACGAGCGCAAACAGACCGAAGAGGCACTCAGCCAGAGCGAAGAACGACTGCGTGTCGCCCTGAAAAACTCACCCATCAGTGTATTTAACCAAGACCGAGAGTTACGCTATACCTGGAAATATGGCTCCGATTTTGAGGACGAGTCTGAAGATATACTCGGTAAATACGATATCGACTTACTCACTCGCGCTGACGCCGAGATTCTCACCCAAATCAAACGCCAAGTCCTGGAAACGGGCATGGGCACTCGTCAAGAGGTCAAGATTAGCCTACATGGGCAAGACTGGTATTATGACCTGACCGTCGAGCCTTTGCGGGATACCAACAACCAAGTCATCGGTGTAACTTGTGCTGCGTTCGACATTTCAGAGCGCAAGCAGGCGGAGATGGAGCTGCAAAAGAGTGAAACCGTACTCCATGCCTTTCTGGCTAGTTCGCCCATTGGTCTGGCTTTTTTGGATCGCGACCTGCATTACATCCATGCCAATGAGGCGCTTGCCACCATTAACGGTATACCGTTGAGCGGACACTTGGGTCGCACCCTATGGGACGTTCTGCCCGGATGGGCAGCCCAACTCGCACCGATCTTGCAAAGAGTAATGCAGACTCAAGAGCCTTTGTTAAACCAGGAACTCAGTGGCGAAATCAATTTACCTGGAGTTCACCGACATTGCTTAGTGAGCTACTATCCTGTCTGTTTACCCGATGGTCAGGTATTGGGCGTTGGCGTTACCTCCATGGATGTCACTGAACTCAAGCGGGCTGAGCAGGCATTGCGAGAGAGTGAGTCGCTGTTTCGTCGCATGGCAGATGGTGCTCCGGTGTTTATCTGGATGTCCGGCTTAGATGGGCATTGTACCTATTTCAATCAGCCTTGGTTGGACTTTGTGGGGCAAACGTTGGAGGAGGCTTTAACCCTGGGCTGGCTCGATGGTATGCATCCTGACGATAAAGAGTATTGTTTAGAAACTTATCTATCAGCATTTAACGCCCGCCAGCGCTTCCAGGTTGAGTATCGCCACCGACGTCAAGATGGTGAATATCGTTGGCTGTTGGATGAGGGAGTGCCTCTATTTAATGAAGATGGCAGATTTGCGGGTTACATTGGCTCTGGCATTGATATTACGGAGCGCCGACAAACTGAGCAAGCACAGCAATATCTGGCAGAAGCGAGCCGAGTTCTCTCTAGTTCACTCGATTATCAAACAACCCTAGCGAGTATTGCTCAACTGACGGTTCCTGAGTTAGCGGACTGGTGTACTGTCCACTTGATTGAAGAAGATGGCTCCGTACAACCGCTCGTAACGGCTCACGTCAATCCAGCCAAAATAGCATGGGCAAACCAAATCAATCAACAATATCCTTTTGATCCCAATGACGTGCGTGGTGTAGCTCAGGTCTTACGCACAGGGCAATCCGAACTCTACCCTGATATTCCCGACTCTCTTTTGGTGGAAGCCGCCCGTGATCAGGAACACTTGCAAATTCTCCGGGAGGTCGGCTTCAAGTCCGTGATGATCGTGCCCTTGTTAACTCGTGGACGAACCATCGGCACAATCTCTTTTGTGGCGGCTGAATCCGGGCGTCAATATGACTCAACGGATCTGGCGCTAGCCGAGGAACTGGCGCGTCGTGCCGCTCTAGCGGTAGAGAATGCCCGACTCTACCAACAAGCGCAGCAGGCACGCCAGACGGCTGAACAAGCGGCTGATGTCACAGCGCGTCTCCAATCCGTCACCGCTGCTTTCTCGGAAGCCCTCACTCTGGCTCAAGTCGCTGAAGTCGTTATGAATCAAGGCATGGCGGCTCTGGGGGCTAGCTCTGGTTTTGTGGCGCTGCTCACGGACAACGAGACGTCTCTGGAAATTGTGAAAAGTGTGGGCTTGCCTGACAATGTCATTGACGATTGGAAGTATTTTTCGGTTACTGCTCCCGTGCCCATGGCAGAACTGGTGCGGACGGGAAAACCGATTTTCCTGGAGAGTATTGCAGCTTGTGCCAGCCAGTATCCGATTCTGACTCGTGTCGCCAACTGCACAGGATATGAAGCTTTCGCTTGCCTCCCCTTGACCGTGGAGGGACGGATGTTAGGGGGAATGAGTTTTAGTTTTGCCTTGGCGACCTCTTTTAGTCCAGAAGACCGTGCCTTTATGTTGACATTAGGACACTTGTGTGGTCAGGCTATCGCACGGGCGCGCCTCTATGAAGCGGAACAACGAGCCAGGACAGAGGCTGAAGCGGCGAATCGGATTAAGGATGAATTTCTGGCAATCCTCTCTCATGAGTTGCGATCGCCCCTGAACCCCATCCTAGGCTGGACAAGGCTACTGAGGTCACGTAAGTTTGATGAGAAAGCCACGGATCGCGCCTTGGAAATCATTGAGCGCAATGCGAAGTTACAGACCCAACTCATTGAAGATTTGTTGGATGTCTCTCGGATTTTGCGCGGGAAATTGGTCTTGAATGTGAGTCCCGTCAATTTGGTCACCACCATTGAAGCGGCGCTGGAAACGGTGCGATTAGCCGCCCAAACCAAGGAAATTCAAATTCAAACCCTGTTCGAGGCGAATGTGGGGCAGGTTTCCGGGGATGCCAATCGATTACAGCAAGTGGTTTGGAATCTGCTCTCCAACGCGATTAAATTTACACCGTCCGGGGGACGGGTGGAAGTGCGCCTGGAGCAAGTTGGCTCACAGGTGCAAATCCATGTTCGGGATACAGGCAAAGGCATTAGTCCAGAGTTTTTGCCCTATGTATTTGAGTACTTCCGCCAAGAGAATAGCAGCACCACCCGACAGTTTGGCGGACTGGGGTTAGGACTTGCGATCGTTCGCTATCTTACCGAATTACATGGTGGGTCTGTCCATGCCGAAAGTGCAGGAGAGGGGTTAGGGTCAACCTTTACGGTGACGCTACCCTTGATGGGGAAGGCAGTGGAAGTCGATCAGGAACCAATGCCATCACACGATGCGGCTGACCTTGATGGATTGCGGATCTTAGTGGTGGATGATGAAACGGATATCCGAGAATTGGTGGCCTTTATATTACAGCAGTCGGGAGCCGCCGTGACGGTTGCGGCATCTGCCGAAGAGGCTCTCGCTGCCTGGAATCAGTCCGTGCCCGATGTTTTGCTCTCGGATATTGGGATGCCGGATGTCGATGGTTATATGCTGATGCGTCAGGTGAGGACGTTTTCAGTCCAACAGGGAGGGCAAATTCCCGCGATCGCGCTAACGGCCTATGCGGGAGAATATAATCAGCAGCAGGCATTCCAAGCTGGGTTTCAACTTCACATTGCTAAACCTGTGGAACCCGAAGAACTGGTCAGAGCGATCGCACATTTGGTGAGACGTAGTTCACCTTGA